A segment of the Chryseobacterium scophthalmum genome:
TTTAGTTGAATTTAATCCTCAGACTATTTCACTGAAAGACTTAATAGAAATTCATTTACACACGCATTCTAGTACATCAAAACACTCATTTAGAGAAAAATATCGTTCTGCTGTATACGTTTTTGATGAAGATCAGGAAAAAAAATGCAAAAAAATTATAGAGGAATTTCAATCTGATTTTGATGATCAAATTATAACTAACGTGCTTGTTTTTAGAGAATTTAAGTTGAATAAAGCAGATCAATTGAATTATCTGTACACAAGAAGAAATGCACCTTTTTGCAAAAATATTATCAATCCTAAATTATCAGTTCTAATGAATCGGTTTGGTG
Coding sequences within it:
- a CDS encoding peptide-methionine (S)-S-oxide reductase; this translates as MNNKIGFGGGCHWCTEGIFQSLIGIADVKQGWISSFGKYVSFSEAVLVEFNPQTISLKDLIEIHLHTHSSTSKHSFREKYRSAVYVFDEDQEKKCKKIIEEFQSDFDDQIITNVLVFREFKLNKADQLNYLYTRRNAPFCKNIINPKLSVLMNRFGDFANKAKIMNDIIE